A window from Streptomyces sp. NBC_00335 encodes these proteins:
- a CDS encoding alpha/beta hydrolase codes for MHFISEQRLDTGVVEREFTLGEIPGTLWTPGSAAPAPLILMAHNNGLPKNQPRLVARARHSAASGYAVATIDAAGCGDRPRSAADERARDELRRAMQDGRPTDEIFETLVGSLVERAVPEWRTTLDALLALPEIGGPVGYSGWTAVGIHLAAVEPRIAAAGFFAGGFVPPAQREEARQITIPLLLLLQWDDEGNPRQRALDLFDAFGSKEKTLHANLGGHVGTPWFEVEDGARFFGRHLT; via the coding sequence GTGCACTTCATTTCCGAACAGCGCCTCGACACCGGCGTCGTCGAGCGCGAGTTCACCCTCGGCGAGATCCCCGGCACCCTGTGGACGCCCGGATCCGCCGCACCGGCCCCGCTGATCCTGATGGCCCACAACAACGGCCTGCCCAAGAACCAGCCCCGGCTGGTGGCCCGGGCCCGGCACTCCGCGGCGTCCGGCTACGCCGTGGCCACCATCGATGCCGCCGGCTGCGGTGACCGGCCCCGTTCCGCCGCCGACGAGCGGGCCCGCGACGAACTCCGCCGGGCGATGCAGGACGGCCGACCGACCGACGAGATCTTCGAGACCTTGGTCGGTTCTCTGGTCGAGAGGGCGGTCCCGGAATGGCGGACCACTCTGGACGCCCTCCTGGCGCTGCCGGAGATCGGCGGCCCGGTGGGGTACTCCGGGTGGACCGCCGTCGGCATCCACTTGGCGGCGGTCGAGCCCCGCATCGCTGCCGCCGGCTTCTTCGCCGGGGGGTTCGTGCCCCCAGCCCAGCGCGAAGAGGCCCGGCAGATCACCATCCCGCTGCTGTTGCTGCTGCAATGGGACGACGAGGGGAATCCCCGGCAGCGCGCCCTGGACCTGTTCGACGCCTTCGGCAGCAAGGAGAAGACGCTGCACGCCAACTTGGGCGGGCACGTCGGCACCCCGTGGTTCGAAGTGGAGGACGGTGCCCGGTTCTTCGGCCGGCACCTGACGTGA
- a CDS encoding DUF7824 domain-containing protein, with translation MNTTSAPAQAPTDGAIEAVRAGRTAELPDLLKALDRTQRRDLLVVLKRMRGELRTQGWDNWQQRALMGQALVVAGAGCHTGAAAAAAWIGAADMRRWQTLPTGVLLDVLADRDPQWLGDLAHRLAARASTVEQDYALIIELVRITGCPMPTTDGCVEGWAMALDTSRTPLGHALRDDPHVTTLVPRLFETAEPVRSFGWRCDPDDPDHWPAAVAGLAEAGIVDRAALLDGCTARLLRGGKAGQLKPYQAIWQGLRPTEEEERERAADWIALTADAPSPVAGHAQRILARLAAAGHLTPRLLAEMSAAVLFRPEKKLVRAQLVLMGKELRRDPATAPELLAVLGEAFGHTDTDIQERALKLAAAHLTDDPVLRAELAGQAQSLSPAHRTRAVELLGQDAAVPADDAAPYQEFLPPPPLPAPLAPAPGTVPETVELVAAVINSRTTTVEEFERALDGLVRHAHRDRAALNAVLRPALADQWWLDPARAHWYTGELAGLAHVAAAVMDARPMGPAPEALGGWRSDCHHTAFTVARQARLVEAARHVTTRPLPFLLATPTGQTGTLDPQVLVERLTEYGRLGEQPAPVDFAQALLRVRRDASAVPAAAALGTPEGDRLAAWLGEAGEAGAVTRRTASAVPHAYGETPAGLVLDTAERTTLLREFPEAFHELAQARKATSRCWDGGDEALLIAALPEDRETLAAWWLPAITACAVHEGRGGLAVLPGLAAAGGPAGPALHLAVATGLGARHPEDRLRAADALLTLAAREELDAGRLGADLGELLNLGTVKPNRLADSLRTSAATGACATTWAVLAAVLPALLTGTVDARGAGDLLATAADCVEQSGTASPEPAGLAEAASRPGRSRLVTQASRLRDALRRNAQGPAARGE, from the coding sequence ATGAACACCACCTCCGCCCCCGCGCAGGCCCCCACCGACGGCGCCATCGAGGCGGTACGAGCCGGACGCACCGCCGAACTGCCCGACCTCCTCAAGGCGCTGGACCGTACGCAGCGCCGGGACCTGCTCGTCGTCCTGAAGCGGATGCGCGGCGAACTGCGTACCCAGGGCTGGGACAACTGGCAGCAACGGGCGCTGATGGGCCAGGCCCTGGTGGTCGCCGGAGCCGGCTGCCACACCGGCGCGGCGGCCGCGGCCGCCTGGATCGGCGCCGCGGACATGCGCCGCTGGCAGACGCTGCCCACGGGCGTCCTGCTCGACGTCCTGGCCGACCGGGACCCCCAGTGGCTGGGCGACCTCGCCCACCGGCTGGCCGCCCGGGCCTCCACCGTCGAGCAGGACTACGCGCTGATCATCGAACTCGTCCGCATCACCGGCTGCCCGATGCCCACCACCGACGGCTGCGTCGAGGGCTGGGCGATGGCCCTGGACACCTCCCGCACCCCGCTCGGCCACGCCCTGCGCGACGACCCCCACGTCACCACCCTCGTGCCGCGCCTCTTCGAAACCGCCGAGCCGGTCCGATCCTTCGGCTGGCGCTGCGACCCGGACGATCCCGACCACTGGCCGGCAGCCGTGGCCGGCCTTGCCGAGGCCGGCATCGTGGACCGTGCCGCGCTCCTCGACGGATGCACGGCCCGCCTGCTGCGCGGCGGCAAGGCCGGACAGCTGAAGCCCTACCAGGCCATCTGGCAGGGACTCCGTCCGACCGAAGAGGAGGAGCGCGAGCGCGCCGCCGACTGGATCGCGCTGACCGCCGACGCCCCGTCCCCCGTGGCCGGGCACGCCCAGCGGATACTGGCCCGGCTCGCCGCGGCGGGCCACCTCACCCCCCGACTGCTGGCCGAGATGTCGGCAGCCGTCCTCTTCCGCCCCGAGAAGAAGCTCGTCCGCGCCCAGCTGGTACTGATGGGCAAGGAGCTCCGCCGTGACCCGGCCACCGCACCCGAGCTGCTGGCGGTGCTGGGCGAAGCCTTCGGGCACACCGACACCGACATCCAGGAGCGCGCCCTCAAGCTGGCCGCCGCCCACCTCACCGACGACCCCGTCCTACGCGCCGAACTCGCCGGGCAGGCCCAGTCGCTGAGCCCGGCCCACCGGACCCGTGCCGTCGAACTCCTCGGGCAGGACGCGGCCGTCCCTGCCGACGACGCCGCTCCCTACCAGGAGTTCCTCCCGCCGCCCCCGCTCCCGGCCCCGCTCGCACCGGCCCCCGGGACGGTACCGGAGACCGTGGAACTCGTAGCCGCCGTCATCAACTCCCGCACCACGACCGTCGAGGAGTTCGAGCGAGCCCTGGACGGCCTGGTCCGGCACGCCCACCGGGACCGTGCGGCCCTCAACGCAGTGCTGCGCCCTGCGCTCGCCGACCAGTGGTGGCTCGACCCCGCCCGGGCCCACTGGTACACCGGCGAACTGGCCGGGCTCGCGCACGTCGCCGCCGCCGTCATGGACGCGCGCCCGATGGGCCCGGCGCCGGAGGCGCTCGGGGGCTGGCGCAGCGACTGCCACCACACGGCGTTCACCGTCGCCCGCCAGGCGCGCCTGGTCGAAGCCGCCCGGCACGTCACGACCCGGCCGCTGCCCTTCCTGCTCGCCACCCCCACAGGGCAGACCGGCACCCTGGATCCCCAGGTGCTCGTCGAGCGCCTCACCGAGTACGGGCGCCTCGGCGAGCAGCCCGCCCCGGTGGACTTCGCGCAGGCCCTGCTGCGGGTTCGCCGCGACGCCTCCGCCGTTCCTGCCGCGGCGGCCCTCGGCACACCGGAGGGGGACAGGCTGGCGGCCTGGCTCGGCGAGGCCGGAGAGGCCGGGGCCGTCACCCGCCGCACCGCGTCGGCCGTACCGCACGCCTACGGGGAGACCCCGGCGGGGCTGGTCCTCGACACGGCGGAACGCACCACTCTGCTCCGGGAGTTCCCCGAGGCCTTCCACGAGCTCGCGCAGGCACGCAAAGCCACCAGCCGCTGCTGGGACGGCGGGGACGAGGCCCTGCTGATCGCGGCCCTACCCGAGGACCGGGAGACACTGGCAGCATGGTGGCTCCCCGCGATCACGGCCTGCGCCGTCCACGAAGGGCGGGGCGGCCTCGCCGTACTCCCGGGGCTCGCCGCGGCCGGCGGCCCCGCCGGCCCGGCCCTGCACCTCGCCGTGGCCACCGGCCTCGGCGCCCGCCACCCCGAAGACCGGCTGCGGGCCGCGGACGCGCTGCTCACCCTCGCCGCCCGGGAGGAACTGGACGCAGGGCGCCTGGGCGCGGACCTGGGCGAACTCCTGAACCTGGGCACGGTCAAACCCAACCGGCTCGCCGACTCGCTGCGCACCTCCGCCGCGACCGGCGCCTGCGCGACCACCTGGGCCGTCCTGGCCGCCGTGCTCCCCGCACTGCTCACCGGCACGGTCGACGCGAGGGGCGCCGGAGACCTCCTCGCGACGGCCGCCGACTGCGTGGAGCAGTCGGGAACGGCGTCGCCCGAGCCGGCGGGCCTCGCCGAGGCCGCGTCCCGCCCCGGCCGCTCCCGCCTGGTCACCCAGGCGTCCCGCCTCCGCGACGCACTCCGACGCAACGCGCAGGGTCCGGCCGCGCGGGGCGAGTAG
- a CDS encoding HopJ type III effector protein: MTDLNSLRASLASGEHEFADTLSFVAAHYEYQPQAFRNGDLDNAAGENEGSCKTLGLALLEGLSDQEALLAFGEYYRSVLATPDGTDHGNIRNLLAHGLGGVSFAGNPLARKS, from the coding sequence ATGACTGATCTGAACTCGCTGCGGGCGAGCCTTGCGTCAGGTGAGCACGAGTTCGCCGACACCTTGTCCTTCGTCGCCGCGCATTACGAGTACCAGCCGCAGGCGTTCCGCAACGGGGACCTGGACAATGCCGCGGGCGAGAACGAAGGGTCCTGCAAGACGCTGGGACTGGCCCTGCTGGAAGGGCTGAGCGACCAAGAGGCGCTGCTGGCATTCGGTGAGTACTACCGCAGCGTGCTGGCGACGCCGGACGGCACTGATCACGGCAACATTCGCAACCTCCTGGCCCACGGCCTGGGAGGCGTGAGCTTCGCCGGGAACCCGCTGGCCCGCAAGAGCTGA
- a CDS encoding GNAT family N-acetyltransferase, whose protein sequence is MFVTFVPVEEILDLRQRVLRPGQPRASALTEVDLLPDTFHLAARADSGGLGACATFSTEPLPDTPALAAFATEGVWRLRKLASDPDVRGQGFGKAVLRAGLDACAARGGRLVWCSGRLAAAGFYEHHDFTPVGDRYTVPGIGPHHHFIHELP, encoded by the coding sequence GTGTTCGTCACCTTCGTCCCGGTCGAAGAGATCCTGGACCTTCGCCAGCGGGTCCTGCGGCCGGGGCAGCCCCGGGCGAGCGCGCTCACCGAGGTCGACCTGCTGCCGGACACCTTTCATCTCGCGGCCCGCGCCGACAGCGGTGGCCTCGGGGCCTGCGCCACCTTCAGCACCGAACCCCTGCCCGACACCCCCGCACTGGCGGCCTTCGCGACCGAGGGGGTGTGGAGGCTGCGCAAGCTTGCCAGTGACCCGGACGTACGCGGGCAGGGCTTCGGCAAGGCCGTCCTACGCGCGGGCCTCGACGCGTGCGCCGCGCGCGGCGGCCGGCTCGTCTGGTGCAGTGGCCGACTCGCCGCGGCCGGCTTCTACGAACACCACGACTTCACCCCCGTCGGCGACCGGTACACCGTCCCCGGCATCGGCCCGCACCACCACTTCATCCACGAGCTGCCGTAA
- a CDS encoding NADH:flavin oxidoreductase, with amino-acid sequence MTVTTAPASRAAEILSRPLTLNGLTVPNRIAMAPMTRQFSPGGVPGEDVQAYYASRAAAGVGLIVTEGTYVGHDSAGQSDRVPRFHGEDQLAGWAKVAAAVHDAGGTIVPQLWHIGMVRKQGEAPYADAPAVGPSGIRVDGTEGTGKAMTRTDLDDVIGAFADAAAEAERIGFDGVELHGAHGYLIDQFLWERTNRRTDAYGGDAVARTKFAAEIVTAVRERVAADFPVIFRYSQWKQEAYDGRLAQTPEELEAILAPLAAAGVDAFHASTRRYWLPEFEGSDLNLAGWSKKLTGRPAITVGSVGLDGDFLRAFAGEGAALGDLDNLLDRMERDEFDMVAVGRALLQDPQWAAKVLGNRFDELKPYDASALRSLSR; translated from the coding sequence ATGACCGTCACCACGGCCCCCGCCTCACGCGCCGCCGAGATCCTGTCCCGGCCGCTCACCCTGAACGGCCTGACCGTCCCCAACCGCATCGCGATGGCGCCGATGACGCGGCAGTTCTCCCCCGGCGGCGTGCCCGGCGAGGACGTGCAGGCGTACTACGCCAGCCGGGCCGCCGCGGGCGTGGGCTTGATCGTCACCGAGGGCACCTACGTCGGTCACGACTCCGCCGGGCAGAGCGACCGGGTGCCGCGGTTCCACGGAGAGGACCAGCTGGCGGGGTGGGCGAAGGTCGCCGCGGCCGTGCACGACGCGGGCGGCACGATCGTGCCCCAGCTGTGGCACATAGGCATGGTGCGCAAGCAGGGCGAGGCACCGTACGCCGACGCTCCGGCCGTCGGCCCCTCCGGCATCCGCGTCGACGGCACCGAGGGGACCGGCAAGGCGATGACCCGCACCGACCTCGACGACGTCATCGGCGCGTTCGCCGACGCCGCGGCGGAGGCCGAGCGGATCGGCTTCGACGGTGTCGAACTGCACGGCGCCCACGGCTACCTGATCGACCAGTTCCTCTGGGAGCGGACCAACCGCCGCACCGACGCCTACGGCGGCGACGCGGTGGCCCGTACGAAGTTCGCCGCGGAGATCGTGACCGCGGTCCGTGAGCGCGTCGCGGCCGACTTCCCGGTGATCTTCCGCTACTCCCAGTGGAAGCAGGAGGCCTACGACGGACGGCTCGCGCAGACCCCGGAGGAACTGGAGGCCATCCTGGCCCCGCTGGCGGCGGCGGGCGTCGACGCGTTCCACGCCTCCACCCGGCGCTACTGGCTCCCTGAGTTCGAGGGCTCGGACCTGAACCTGGCGGGCTGGAGCAAGAAGCTCACCGGCCGGCCGGCCATCACCGTCGGCTCGGTCGGTCTCGACGGCGACTTCCTCCGCGCCTTCGCCGGCGAGGGCGCGGCGCTCGGCGACCTCGACAACCTCCTGGACCGCATGGAACGCGACGAGTTCGACATGGTCGCCGTCGGCCGGGCGCTGCTCCAGGACCCGCAGTGGGCGGCGAAGGTCCTCGGCAACCGCTTCGACGAGCTGAAGCCGTACGACGCGTCGGCGCTCAGGTCGCTCAGCCGCTAG
- a CDS encoding IPT/TIG domain-containing protein, with protein MTRTQRRIGFLLTAVFLCNLPLGHSAPRAEAAGPGHCAAGVPFSRPGSPDGVPQGQLVAVQPDAGPRSGGNQVTLSGSDLSTYTRVFFGTLGADGCFTGQEASDVVVLSDTSIVAIAPPWPTAATVSVYAGTDCGRLSNPLGYTYLD; from the coding sequence ATGACGCGTACCCAGCGCCGGATCGGCTTCCTCCTCACAGCGGTGTTCCTGTGCAACCTGCCGCTGGGTCACTCCGCACCGCGGGCCGAGGCCGCTGGGCCCGGGCACTGTGCGGCCGGGGTGCCCTTCAGTCGGCCCGGTTCCCCGGACGGGGTTCCGCAGGGGCAGCTCGTCGCGGTTCAGCCGGATGCCGGCCCTCGGAGCGGCGGCAATCAGGTGACGTTGAGCGGTTCCGACCTCAGCACCTATACACGGGTGTTCTTCGGCACCCTGGGGGCCGACGGATGCTTCACCGGGCAGGAGGCTTCGGACGTGGTGGTGCTCAGTGACACCTCCATCGTCGCCATCGCACCCCCGTGGCCCACGGCCGCCACCGTCTCCGTCTACGCGGGCACCGACTGCGGGCGGCTCAGCAATCCGCTCGGCTACACCTACCTCGACTGA
- a CDS encoding SWIM zinc finger family protein has product MTRTAHTFAYVRPSSLTSAATGRSLGLETAGGLTPAGAEAHPQFFAGFLSAPQAAARALLAVADVAAARYYRRTLLASLDPVVTGNGDRLRFESFSGCCGVYARLDVLPEGLRDADTGHGTTNVDVNNPLREALSRLTGDDPLHLRVGPDEMAVTTLDGAVVEKKVPLPDRWLRGFAESQAITTGFDLRGELGAAETARFLRSLPRTPAGGAGGGRPLWVVPAGRALRPTTRPVPGAVCLPGPERLAALQRVLRQATGLRVYGPAADGANPTASAWEIGLPGMRLTLTLSPQADRGFSGEGAVLEALATDAAAEDAELISVLLAWEPRIDPADLAEQSGLPVERVRAALTRLGTAGRVGYDIAEAAYFHRELPYDARRAERHNPRLVAARALLEAGAVTLDRPGTSVVASGERRYQVRESGGALSCTCQWWADHRGRRGPCKHALATRMALRAATDTARAATSTASVSTASVSTASTGVAR; this is encoded by the coding sequence ATGACGCGAACCGCACACACCTTCGCCTATGTCCGCCCCTCCTCTCTGACCTCCGCCGCGACGGGCCGGTCCCTCGGGCTGGAGACCGCGGGCGGGCTGACCCCGGCCGGGGCCGAGGCCCACCCGCAGTTCTTCGCAGGGTTCCTGAGTGCCCCTCAGGCGGCCGCGCGTGCCCTGCTCGCCGTCGCGGACGTGGCCGCGGCCCGCTACTACCGCCGCACCCTGCTGGCCTCCCTCGATCCGGTGGTCACCGGCAACGGCGACCGGTTGCGCTTCGAGTCCTTCTCCGGCTGCTGCGGTGTGTACGCCCGGCTCGACGTGCTGCCCGAGGGCCTGCGCGACGCCGACACCGGCCACGGCACCACCAACGTCGACGTCAACAACCCGCTGCGCGAGGCGCTGTCCCGGCTCACCGGGGACGACCCCCTGCACCTGCGGGTCGGCCCCGACGAGATGGCGGTCACCACCCTGGACGGCGCGGTCGTCGAGAAGAAGGTGCCGCTGCCCGACCGCTGGCTGCGCGGCTTCGCCGAATCCCAGGCCATCACCACCGGGTTCGACCTGCGCGGCGAACTGGGCGCCGCCGAAACAGCCCGCTTCCTGCGCTCCCTCCCGCGAACCCCCGCGGGCGGAGCAGGTGGGGGCCGGCCGCTCTGGGTGGTTCCCGCGGGCCGTGCGCTGCGCCCCACCACCCGGCCCGTCCCCGGCGCGGTCTGCCTGCCCGGCCCCGAGCGCCTCGCCGCCCTCCAGCGGGTACTGCGCCAGGCCACCGGCCTGCGCGTGTACGGTCCCGCGGCGGACGGCGCCAACCCCACCGCCTCCGCCTGGGAGATCGGCCTGCCCGGCATGCGGCTCACCCTCACCCTCTCCCCGCAGGCCGACCGCGGCTTCTCCGGTGAAGGCGCCGTCCTGGAGGCCCTCGCCACCGACGCGGCGGCCGAGGACGCCGAGCTGATCTCCGTCCTGCTCGCCTGGGAACCGCGCATCGACCCGGCCGACCTCGCCGAGCAGTCGGGCCTCCCGGTCGAGCGGGTGCGGGCCGCACTCACCCGACTCGGCACCGCCGGCCGGGTCGGCTACGACATCGCCGAAGCCGCGTACTTCCACCGCGAACTGCCCTACGACGCCCGGCGAGCCGAACGCCACAACCCGCGCCTCGTCGCCGCCCGCGCGCTGCTGGAGGCCGGCGCGGTCACCCTGGACCGCCCCGGCACCTCCGTGGTGGCCTCCGGTGAACGCCGTTACCAGGTGCGCGAGTCCGGAGGCGCCCTCAGCTGCACCTGCCAGTGGTGGGCCGACCACCGCGGCCGCCGCGGCCCCTGCAAACACGCCCTCGCCACCCGCATGGCGCTCCGGGCCGCCACCGACACCGCCCGAGCCGCCACCAGCACCGCTTCCGTCAGCACCGCTTCCGTCAGCACCGCTTCCACCGGAGTCGCACGATGA
- a CDS encoding M9 family metallopeptidase, producing the protein MHPFRISKANARRLPALGAAAFLALGLLAPQSQAASAGAATPAGPYVRAASATAPRSIPVPKSPDAMSNGSRFRISSQDSAEESAIAPAPTVNPVQPVQPPKSGKDGRRSSAAAGDECGDLSGVINATGGALVQQLKALPRISCTYPLFNLTGENARKAFNEAQMVTVAHALREASATYSGGNSASVGQLVLFLRAGYYVQDNHGDVVGPYGTALDGAARGALDAFFASPRSKDVTDANGEILNEVVTLIDSTHAAGRYAGVVKWMLGSYDGTWPGQMNLAMQHVEWVVENGFKAKNDDRGWRAALKADPAILNTWAGFITRNGAQLNRLDVVSNVGRFLGHALDVPELKDRVRPLLKDLINRYPNVGPTAPITMNLGWYTRQYDRNNCAAYAICDLGARVLPAILPIQHTCTPGLKIRAQDMSPGQLASTCTSLVNQDAYFHRVIGDKGAIPGDVNTNLEVVVFDDYTNYSLYAWAIYDIDVDNGGMYEEGNPAAAGNQARFIAHEAHWLRPDFQIWNLNHEYTHYLDGRYNMAGDFEAGIVTPTIWWVEGIAENISFGYRGERNADAIAEAGKKTYKLSDLFDTVYGQDADPEVNSNRVYRWGFLAVRYMLQAHPADVETVLGKYRTGDWNGARTFLKQTIGTTYDAGFATWLTTACATNDCGPLPEAPSTPVCTISDPRQFDGHCRRDGLSATAGNYSYHFVYLPAGVKQLTITSSGGTGNADLYYGGTSWATTSSHQAKSVNPGNSETLTVDNPPSGWLYFSLAAAQDFSGVSLSTQSK; encoded by the coding sequence ATGCATCCCTTCCGGATATCGAAGGCCAACGCGCGCAGACTTCCCGCGCTGGGCGCAGCCGCCTTCCTTGCGCTCGGTCTGCTCGCGCCACAGAGCCAGGCCGCCTCCGCCGGCGCCGCGACCCCGGCCGGTCCGTACGTACGGGCAGCCTCGGCCACGGCGCCGCGGTCGATCCCGGTCCCCAAGTCGCCCGACGCGATGAGCAACGGCTCCCGCTTCCGGATCTCCTCGCAGGACAGCGCCGAGGAGTCCGCCATCGCCCCCGCGCCGACCGTGAACCCCGTACAGCCCGTACAACCGCCCAAGTCCGGCAAGGACGGCCGGCGGTCCTCGGCCGCAGCCGGGGACGAGTGCGGCGACCTCTCCGGCGTGATCAACGCGACCGGCGGCGCCCTGGTCCAGCAGCTCAAGGCACTCCCCCGGATCAGCTGTACGTACCCGCTGTTCAACCTCACCGGGGAGAACGCGCGGAAGGCGTTCAACGAAGCCCAGATGGTGACCGTCGCCCACGCGCTGCGCGAGGCCTCCGCCACCTATTCGGGCGGCAACAGCGCCTCAGTCGGCCAGTTGGTGCTGTTCCTGCGGGCCGGCTACTACGTCCAGGACAACCACGGGGACGTCGTCGGCCCCTACGGCACGGCGCTCGACGGTGCCGCGCGCGGCGCGCTGGACGCCTTCTTCGCCTCCCCGCGCAGCAAGGACGTCACGGACGCCAACGGTGAGATCCTGAACGAGGTCGTCACCCTGATCGACAGCACCCACGCGGCCGGCCGCTACGCCGGAGTCGTCAAGTGGATGCTCGGCAGCTACGACGGCACGTGGCCCGGCCAGATGAACCTCGCCATGCAGCACGTCGAGTGGGTCGTCGAGAACGGCTTCAAGGCCAAGAACGACGACCGCGGCTGGCGGGCCGCCCTCAAGGCCGACCCCGCCATCCTCAATACCTGGGCCGGCTTCATCACGCGCAACGGCGCGCAGCTCAACCGCCTGGACGTCGTCAGCAACGTCGGCCGCTTCCTCGGCCACGCCCTCGACGTCCCCGAGCTCAAGGACCGGGTCCGCCCGCTGCTCAAGGACCTGATCAACCGGTACCCGAACGTCGGCCCCACCGCGCCGATCACCATGAACCTGGGCTGGTACACGCGCCAGTACGACAGGAACAACTGCGCGGCCTACGCCATCTGCGACCTGGGCGCACGCGTGCTCCCGGCCATCCTGCCGATCCAGCACACCTGCACCCCGGGCCTGAAGATCCGCGCTCAGGACATGTCCCCCGGCCAGCTGGCGAGCACCTGTACCAGCCTGGTCAACCAGGACGCCTACTTCCACCGGGTCATCGGCGACAAGGGCGCGATCCCCGGTGACGTGAACACCAACCTCGAGGTCGTCGTCTTCGACGACTACACCAACTACTCGTTGTACGCCTGGGCCATCTACGACATCGACGTGGACAACGGCGGCATGTACGAGGAGGGCAACCCGGCCGCCGCAGGCAACCAGGCCCGGTTCATCGCCCACGAGGCGCACTGGCTGCGTCCGGACTTCCAGATCTGGAACCTCAACCACGAGTACACCCACTACCTCGACGGCCGCTACAACATGGCGGGCGACTTCGAGGCCGGCATCGTCACGCCGACCATCTGGTGGGTCGAGGGCATCGCCGAGAACATCTCGTTCGGCTACCGGGGCGAGCGCAACGCAGACGCGATCGCCGAGGCCGGCAAGAAGACCTACAAGCTCAGCGACCTCTTCGACACCGTCTACGGCCAGGACGCGGACCCCGAGGTCAACTCGAACCGGGTCTACCGCTGGGGCTTCCTGGCGGTCCGCTACATGCTCCAGGCCCACCCCGCCGACGTGGAGACCGTGCTCGGCAAGTACCGCACCGGTGACTGGAACGGTGCCCGCACCTTCCTGAAGCAGACCATCGGCACCACCTACGACGCCGGCTTCGCCACCTGGCTGACGACCGCCTGCGCGACCAACGACTGCGGCCCCCTGCCCGAGGCCCCCTCCACCCCGGTGTGCACCATCAGCGATCCCCGTCAGTTCGACGGGCACTGCCGCCGGGATGGCCTCTCTGCCACCGCCGGGAACTACAGCTACCACTTCGTGTACCTGCCGGCCGGGGTCAAGCAGCTGACCATCACCAGCAGCGGAGGCACCGGCAATGCCGACCTGTACTACGGCGGCACCAGCTGGGCCACCACGAGCAGCCACCAGGCCAAGTCCGTCAACCCCGGCAACAGCGAGACCCTGACGGTGGACAATCCGCCTTCCGGATGGCTGTATTTCAGCCTCGCCGCCGCGCAGGACTTCAGCGGGGTGAGCCTGTCCACGCAGTCCAAGTGA
- a CDS encoding nitroreductase family deazaflavin-dependent oxidoreductase, whose protein sequence is MTAYDPATVKLSPHPQVRDQGIRYEESDGTESTDMNGSPCLLLDYQGRVSGAWHRTVLIHAQDGDSHLIVASNGGAAKHPMWFASVEANPEVHVRVLGERFRARVDVLPAEEKARVWPLLLSVFPRYEEYQKGTDRDIPVLRISRA, encoded by the coding sequence ATGACTGCCTACGACCCGGCCACTGTGAAACTGAGCCCCCATCCACAGGTCCGCGACCAAGGCATCAGGTACGAGGAATCGGACGGCACGGAGAGTACCGACATGAACGGCTCGCCCTGCTTGTTGCTGGACTACCAGGGCCGCGTCAGCGGTGCCTGGCACCGCACCGTCCTCATCCACGCGCAAGACGGTGACAGCCATCTGATCGTGGCCTCCAACGGAGGGGCCGCCAAGCACCCGATGTGGTTCGCGAGCGTCGAGGCCAATCCCGAGGTGCACGTACGGGTCCTGGGCGAACGCTTCCGGGCACGCGTCGACGTCCTGCCCGCGGAGGAGAAGGCCAGGGTATGGCCGCTCCTGCTCTCCGTCTTCCCCCGCTACGAGGAGTACCAGAAGGGGACCGACAGGGATATCCCGGTTCTCCGGATCAGCCGGGCCTGA
- a CDS encoding MarR family winged helix-turn-helix transcriptional regulator, which produces MGRRKERGGVVLEKLERELMLLSRHQVLARRERDPERLERSAYLLLSRIDTQGPMSIGQLSEAFGLDTSTVNRQTAALLRCGLAERVADPEGGMARKLRITVEGGRRLAADREVNRSCLARVVAGWSPEEVRELEDVLVRLNRSAEALEGRYWPRTEDDDARAACHPPAPHESPAPAPPSPAPPAT; this is translated from the coding sequence ATGGGGCGTCGGAAGGAGCGGGGAGGCGTAGTGCTGGAGAAACTGGAGCGGGAGCTGATGCTGCTCTCGCGGCACCAGGTGCTGGCCCGGCGCGAGCGCGATCCCGAACGCCTGGAGCGGTCGGCGTACCTGCTGCTCAGCCGGATCGACACACAAGGCCCCATGTCCATCGGGCAGTTGTCGGAGGCCTTCGGGCTCGACACCTCGACCGTGAACCGCCAGACGGCCGCATTGCTGCGCTGTGGACTGGCCGAGCGCGTCGCGGACCCCGAGGGCGGCATGGCCCGTAAGCTGCGCATCACCGTCGAAGGCGGGCGTCGGCTCGCCGCAGACCGTGAGGTCAACCGGTCCTGCCTGGCCCGGGTGGTCGCCGGCTGGTCCCCCGAGGAAGTGCGGGAGCTGGAGGACGTCCTGGTCCGTCTCAATCGCAGCGCCGAGGCCCTCGAAGGGCGGTACTGGCCGCGCACGGAGGATGACGACGCCCGCGCGGCATGCCACCCGCCGGCCCCGCACGAATCCCCGGCCCCCGCTCCGCCGTCACCCGCGCCCCCTGCGACGTAG